In a genomic window of Urocitellus parryii isolate mUroPar1 chromosome 2, mUroPar1.hap1, whole genome shotgun sequence:
- the Vps26c gene encoding vacuolar protein sorting-associated protein 26C isoform X2 encodes MGTSLDIKIKRANKVYHAGEMLSGVVVVSSKDSVQHQGVSLTMEGTVNLQLSAKSVGVFEAFYNSVKYTLRCDMRRSLLAKDLTKTCEFIVHSAPQKGTLTPSPVDFTITPETLQNVKERALLPKFLIRGHLNSTNCVITQPLTGELVVEHSDAAIRSIELQLVRVETCGCAEGYARDATEIQNIQIADGDVCRGLSVPIHMVFPRLFTCPTLETTNFKVEFEVNIVVLLHADHLITENFPLKLCRT; translated from the exons GAAATGCTCTCGGGCGTGGTGGTCGTCTCTAGTAAGGATTCCGTCCAGCACCAGGGAGTGTCTTTGACCATGGAAGGAACCGTGAATCTCCAGCTCAGTGCCAAAAGTGTGGGAGTGTTCGAAGCATTTTACAATTCCGTTAAG TACACGCTGCGCTGTGACATGAGGCGGTCTCTGCTGGCCAAAGACTTGACAAAGACCTGTGAATTCATTGTTCACTCTGCT CCTCAGAAGGGGACATTGACTCCGAGCCCTGTGGACTTCACCATCACCCCAGAAACTTTACAGAACGTCAAAGAG agagCTTTGCTCCCCAAATTCCTCATTAGAGGACATCTCAACTCAACCAACTGCGTTATCACACAGCCACTGACAGGAGAGCTGGTAGTGGAGCACTCGGATGCCGCCATCCGCAGCATAGAGCTGCAGCTGGTCCGTGTGGAGACCTGTG GGTGTGCAGAAGGCTATGCACGTGATGCCACAGAGATCCAGAACATTCAGATTGCCGATGGGGACGTCTGCAGGGGCCTCTCTGTCCCTATACACATGGTCTTCCCCAGGCTCTTCACCTGCCCCACGCTGGAGACCACCAACTTCAAAGTGG AGTTCGAGGTGAACATCGTGGTGCTGCTTCACGCTGACCACCTCATCACAGAGAACTTCCCGCTGAAACTCTGCCGGACGTAG
- the Vps26c gene encoding vacuolar protein sorting-associated protein 26C isoform X1, translated as MGTSLDIKIKRANKVYHAGEMLSGVVVVSSKDSVQHQGVSLTMEGTVNLQLSAKSVGVFEAFYNSVKPIQIINSTIEMVKPGKFPSGKTEIPFEFPLYVKGNKVLHETYHGVFVNIQYTLRCDMRRSLLAKDLTKTCEFIVHSAPQKGTLTPSPVDFTITPETLQNVKERALLPKFLIRGHLNSTNCVITQPLTGELVVEHSDAAIRSIELQLVRVETCGCAEGYARDATEIQNIQIADGDVCRGLSVPIHMVFPRLFTCPTLETTNFKVEFEVNIVVLLHADHLITENFPLKLCRT; from the exons GAAATGCTCTCGGGCGTGGTGGTCGTCTCTAGTAAGGATTCCGTCCAGCACCAGGGAGTGTCTTTGACCATGGAAGGAACCGTGAATCTCCAGCTCAGTGCCAAAAGTGTGGGAGTGTTCGAAGCATTTTACAATTCCGTTAAG CCAATCCAGATTATCAACAGCACCATAGAAATGGTGAAGCCAGGAAAGTTTCCCAGTGGCAAAACAGAAATTCCTTTTGAGTTTCCTCTCTACGTGAAGGGTAACAAAGTCCTGCACGAGACCTACCATGGTGTGTTTGTCAACATTCAG TACACGCTGCGCTGTGACATGAGGCGGTCTCTGCTGGCCAAAGACTTGACAAAGACCTGTGAATTCATTGTTCACTCTGCT CCTCAGAAGGGGACATTGACTCCGAGCCCTGTGGACTTCACCATCACCCCAGAAACTTTACAGAACGTCAAAGAG agagCTTTGCTCCCCAAATTCCTCATTAGAGGACATCTCAACTCAACCAACTGCGTTATCACACAGCCACTGACAGGAGAGCTGGTAGTGGAGCACTCGGATGCCGCCATCCGCAGCATAGAGCTGCAGCTGGTCCGTGTGGAGACCTGTG GGTGTGCAGAAGGCTATGCACGTGATGCCACAGAGATCCAGAACATTCAGATTGCCGATGGGGACGTCTGCAGGGGCCTCTCTGTCCCTATACACATGGTCTTCCCCAGGCTCTTCACCTGCCCCACGCTGGAGACCACCAACTTCAAAGTGG AGTTCGAGGTGAACATCGTGGTGCTGCTTCACGCTGACCACCTCATCACAGAGAACTTCCCGCTGAAACTCTGCCGGACGTAG